The genomic DNA TGGGCAACAGCGCCACCTCGACCCGCTCGCGCGCATAGCGCACGGCGTTCTGCACCAGGTTCGACAACGCCCGCGTCATGTTGCGCGGGTGCAGGCTCACATGCGGCGGATGGCCATCGCGCACGCTGCAACGCACTTGCCGCGTCTCGGCCTGGTGCGCGATCTGGGCCAGCGCTTCGCCCAGCCAGTCCCGCGCGTCCACCGTGTCCAGCTGGATGGCATCTTCATTGGGCTGCTCCAGGCGCGCATAGATCAGCAGTTCACCCACCATGCTTTCCAGCTCGGCGATGTCGGCGCGCATGTCCTGGAAAGTCTGGCGGTGGCGGGACCGCAGCTTGCCGCGGTCGACGATGTCGATCTCGAACGACAGCCGCGCCAGCGGCGTGCGCAACTCGTGCGAGACCGCGTTGGTCAGGCTGCGCTGGTTGTCGATCAGCGCCGAAATGCGCTCGGCCATGTGGTTGAAACTCTCGCCGACGTGGCGGATGCCCGAGACCCGCGACAGGCGCACCCGCCTGCCGAGATCGCCCTGGCCCATGCCGATCGCGGCATTGCGCAAGGTGTCCAGGTCGCGCCAGACCGGCAGCGCCCACAGCAACAGGAACGCGGTCGCCATGATCAGGGTCAGCATGGTCCAGGCGCCCCACGTCATCAGCTTGTCCAGCATGCCGTCGCCCGGCAGGCGCAGTTCCAGCCATTGCCGCGGCGCGCCCGGCAGCGGGATCAGGTAGGTGTTGTATTCATCGCGCATGATGAAGCCGGCCTGCTCCATCTGCTGGCGTTCGCGCTCGTCCGGGCGCACCGCCTCCCAGGGCAACAGGCGCAGGTCGGCGCCATAGTGCGGCAGCAGTTCCTCGCGCAGGAAGGCGTCGCGCGCCTGCGGCGCCACCGGGTCCAGCTCTTTGTGCAGGGCATGCACCTGGCCGCGTATCGAGCGTTCCGCCAGATCGTCCAGCCTGGGCGAAAACAGCGTGACGAGTCCCTTGTCGACGACCTGGAAAGCCGCCGTCAGGCTGATGACGGCCACGACAAAGAGACGCAGGATGAATTTGAGCATGGCGTTGGACGGGGAGCGGGCACCGGCAGCTTACGCACAAAACCGGCGGCATTCCGCCGCGCTTTGTACGAGATATGTGAAAACAAGTGAAAAAGCGCCGGGGCCCACGGCGCCCCCGCCCGCCCTGCATCGCGCGTCAGCGGCGCGGGCGCAGTCGCTTGAAGGTCAGCGAGGCCTGGGCGCACAGGCGGGTTTCGCCGCGCTCCACCACGTATACCTGGGCGTCGAAAAACGCGATGCTCTTGCTGTGCGACACCACCTGCGCCACGCAACGGATCGTATCGCCCGCGGCGGGCAGCAGGAACGAAGTCTTGAATTCCAGCGTCGCCATATCGTCGCCCTCCTGGCCGGCGCCGCCGTCGATCAGCGTCAGCGCCGCATAGCCCGCCGTGGCATCCGCCACCATGGCGACGATGCCGCCCTGCACCGCGCCGCGGTGATGCAGCAGCGCGGGCACGATCCTGGCCGATGCCTGGCAGCGCCCGCGCGCCAGGTCCTCCAGGCACAGGCCGACGTGGCGATAGGCCGGCTCGTCGGCGAACTGCCGGGCAAGCAGCCGCATCCGGTCCGGATGCAAGGCCGGCTGCGCCTCGGCCGGCGCCGGGCGCCCGTGCGAAAGCGACGCCGGATGGGCGTGGATGACCTCGATCATGGAAAAAGCCTCTTCGATCCTGATGGGAGATCGAGTATTGGCCATGCGTGCGCGGCCGTCTTGAACGCTAGTGACATCGACACCGTCCACGTGCCGGCCCGCGCCGGCGCCGTGTCAGCCAGCCGCCTTCCCCCGCCCGGAGCGGGCCCGGCATGCCGCGCCAGTCAGTCCAGGCCGCGCTTGCCGGGCGCCCAATAGGCCTTGGCCATGATGCGCGCGCCCGGCACGCCCTGCGCGGCCAAGGTCCGGCGCAGCCGCTGGATCGACGGCGCCCTGCCTGTCAGGATGTAGCCGCGGTCGGCGCCGGCAAGCACGGGCAGGCGGCGCGCGATCGCGTCCAATTGCCCGTCGTCGCCGCAACGTTCGAACAGTTCGACCGCCTCCAGCCCGAGCCGTCTCGACACCGCCCGCGCCTCGGCCAGCGCCGCCACTTCGAGCAGGCAATGCGGCGCGTCGGCGGCAAAGTGGCGGCTGATCGCGTATGCCAGGCCAAGCGAAGTCTCGTCGCCAAGCAGCACGCAACGTCCCTGCACGCGGCCCGGATCGAGCGAGGCGCGCGGACCGAAGACGTCGCATTCGTCGCCCGGCGTCACCTGCCGCGCCCATGCGCTGCCCGGTCCGCCGCCGTGGCAGCACACCAGCAGCCGCGTGCGCCCGGCCACCGCATCCCATTCGATCCGCGAATAGGTGCGGGCCACGAACGCCGAACCCATCGCGATCTGCACCTTCTGCCCCGGCCGCCACGACGCTTCACGAAACGCCGGGCTTTCCAGCGTGATCAAGCGAAAGCCCAGCGCCGGCGTCTCGGCCCGCGCCACCCGCGCGCGCGTCATGAATAGCCGGGTCAGCAGGCGGCTGACCCGGCCTGGCTCCGGCCTCGGATCGGTCATGGCGGTCATCCTGCATACACCGTGAATTCGTTGCCACGGCCCGGGTCGATCTCCAGCGGTTGCGACACGTATCCATTGGCCGGATCGCGCACGTAGTCGAGGTACTCGTTGTCGTGGTCCCACGCATTCTCGGCCAGGATCGGCGTGCCCGGCTTCAGGCGCGGCTCGAGCAGCCTGAGCACCGGCAGATAGAGGCTGATCGCGCCGTCCAGCAACACCAGGTCGATCGGGCCGCCGACATCGGCCAGCGTCTCGCGGGCATCGCCGACGCGGATCTCGACCCCTTCCGCCAGCCCCGCCGCCAGCAGGTTGGCCCGCGCCCGCTCCGCCTTGGCCGGCTCCAGTTCGGTGCCGATCAATTGTCCGCCGCCCATGTCGCGCAGCGCCGCGGCCAGATGGATCGTCGACACGCCCATCGAGGTGCCGAACTCGACGATGCGCGTGGCGCGGCGACTGCGCGCGCATTGGTAGAGAAAGCGACCATAGGCCGCCGAAACGTTGAGGAAATTGCCGGCATAGCCGCGATACACGGCGCGCAGGTCGCGCCGCTCATCGGCCAGCGTACTGGCGATGGCTTGCGCGTACATCTGCCCGGCGTCCTCGTCCGGATTCGCGCCGAACTGATCCATCAGGCCCCGGTCGGCCTCGGCCGCCTCCTGGAAAAGGCGCCGCAGGGTCTGCGCGACGCGGTCGCTATCGAGTGCATTCATGAGTCGTCCTGTTGGGGTGCGGCGGCCCAGCGCCAGCCGTACCGTCATGGTAGGAAGCCTCATACCTGGCAGCATTGGTAAACTACGCCATCAAATTCCATAATCCTGCCAACCTGCCGGCGCCCTCGGCTCCGGCGCCCCGCCATGCCCGTGCTGACCAACCTGGTCGATCCCGTCCAATGGTTCGACCCCGACCTCGTGCCGCGCCCGGTCGTGACCGTCGGCGCGGCCGGCATCGATCTGGCCGACCTCGACGAGCACGGCCTGGACCGGATCGAAAAGGACTTCCACCGCCACCGCAAGGGCCAGCTGCTGCTGTTGCTGCGCGGCGTGCTGACCTGCGAGATCGCCGGCAGCCTGTGGATCGTGCCGCCGCAGAGCGCCCTGTGGGTGCCGGGCGACCTGCTGCACAAGATCACCGCGGCCGGCACGATCGAGGTCTACGTCGCCTTCATCGAACCGGCCGCCGCCTCGGCGCTGCCCGCTGCCTGCTGCGCCGTCACCACCACGGCCCTGCTGCGCGAACTGGTGGTCCGCTCGGCCAGCCTGCCCCTGCTGTATCCGGACGACGGCCCCGCCGCGCATCTGGTGACCCTGCTGCTGGACGAACTGGCGGCCGCGCCCCTGGGCACGCTGCAACTGCCCATGCCCACCGACCGGCGCCTGCGCAAGATCGTCGACGCCCTCATGGCCGAGCCGCGCGAACGCGGCACCATGCAGGGCTGGGCGCGGCGCGTCGGCCTGAGCGAACGCACGCTGGCACGGCTGCTGATGCAGCAGACCGGCATGAGCTTCGGCCGCTGGCGCCAGCAGTTGCACCTGATGCTGGCCGTGAAATGGCTCAGCACCGGCATGTCGGTGCAACAGGTGGCCGACGACCTTGGCTATGAAAGCGCTGGCGGCTTCGTGACGATGTTCCGCAAGGCCCTGGGCACCTCGCCGGGCAGGTATATGGCGCAGCGGCGGCCGGCCGGCTGAAGCGAAAAGCGATGCAATGCGTTCCCGCGCCCCGGGGCCGTCAGGTCACAATGCCCGCAGGAATGCCACCAGGGTCGCATTGACGGCGTCGGGCGCCTCCTGCTGCAGCCAGTGCCCCGCCTGCGCAATCACCTGCGAACCACGCAGGTCCGGCGCCAGCAGGGGCATGGCGTCGATGATCTGCCGCATTCCCGGAATCGCCAGACCCGTGTCGTATTCACCGACGAGATACAGCGCCGGCACCTCGATGCGCAACCCCGCGAAGGCCGCTTGCGCTTGCCAGTTGCCATCCAGGTTGCGGTAGTAATTCAGGCCGCCCCGAAACCCCGACCGCGTGTAGGCCTGGACAAATCGCTCCAGGTCCGCCGCGCCGAGCCAGGGCGGCAAGGCCGTCGGGTCTGTCAGCGAGTCCAGCAGCCCGCCTCCCCGCGGCACCATGCCGAACGGATTGGGCGTGCCACCATCGCGCGGCCCCATCGCCCCGGAGGCGCAGAAGTAGATCTTGCGCAACGTGGCCGGGATATCGCGCTCGAACTCCGCTTCGGCCACGCCCGGCGCCGAGAAATAGTGCGTGTAGAACCACGCCTGTTCGTTCTGAGGAAACAGCCGGCTGGGCGCCATGGGCGCGCGTCCCATCATCGGCACCCCCAGCGCCGCCACCGCGCGGAACCGGTCGGGCCGGACCTGCGCCGCCTGCCATGCGATCGACGCGCCCCAGTCGTTGCCGACCAGCACGGCCTGCCGCTCCCCCAGGGCGTCGAGCAACCCGACCAGATCGCCGATCACGTCCAGCGCCGTGTACTGCCCCGCGTCAGCCGGGCAGTCGCTGGCGCCATAGCCGCGCAAATCCGGCGCGACGGCGCGATAGCCCGCCTGCGCCAGCGCTTCGAGCTGGTGCCGCCACGCATGCGCGGTCTCGGGAAAACCGTGGCACAGGATCACCAAAGGGCCGGCGCCCTGCTCCACCACGTGAAGGCGGATGCCATTGGTCTCGATAAAACGTTGGCGGGGTTCAAGCATGCGGGCTCTCGATGGCAAGGGATTACACAATCTCTGGCCAAAAGAGTAACATCAAAAGTTGCACATTTTCAAACTGGGGTTCCATGCAACGAGACACCCGCCTGGCGCGCCTGCTGCACGTCCTGGTCCACATGCATTTGCGCGGCGGCGCCACCACATCGCAGACCATCGGCCAGATGCTGCACACCAACCCCGTCTTCGCGCGCCGCACGATGAGTGTGTTGCGCGATGCCGGCTTCGTCACCTCCACCGGCGGTCCGGGCGGCGGCTGGACGCTGGCCTGCGAACTGGATCGTCTGACCGTCGGCGATGTATGCGACGCCATCGCGCACGCCACGCTGTTCGCCGTGGGGCCGGCGCAGGACAATGCGGCGTGCCCCGTGGAAGCGGCGGTGAACCGGCGTCTTCGCGCCGCGCTGGCGTCCGCGGAGCTGGCCTTGCTGCAGGCGTTCAGGGAAATGCCGCTGTCGGAGATTGCCGACGAAGTCCTGGCGTCGGGCGCGGGCCCCAAATCGAGCCGGCGATGACGCCGCCGCGCCCTTGACGCGGGGTCACGCGAAGTCCGTCGCCTCGCCCGCCTCGCGCCACGCCTCGATATCCCTGCGCACCTGCGCCAGCTTCTGCTGCGCGAAATCGTGGGCGATCCTGCCCACGAACAGATGCAACGGCGGCTCGGCCATGCCGGCCACCCGCAAGATCAGCGCGGCCAGCCGTTCCGGGTCGCCCGCCTGCTTGCCGTTCATGCCGTCGCGATGCAGGTCCAGCGATGCCTGGGCCGCGGCGTAGTCGGCGATGCTGCGCCGGGCGATGACCAGGCTGTTGTCGTTCAGGAAGTCCGTGCGCACCGGTCCCGGGTACACCACGGTGGCCTTGATGCCCACCTCCGCGCCCTCGGCGGCCAGGGTCTCGGTCAGGCCGGCCAGCGCGAACTTGGTCGCCACGTAGCTGCCCCAGCCCGCATAGCCGCCCTGGAATCCGGCGATGGACGCGACGTTGAAGACATGCCCGCCGCGCTGTTTGCGCAGTTGCGGCAGCGCGTGGCGCAGCACGTGCAAGGGCGCGAACAGATTCACTTCGACATTGCGCCGCACCTCGTCGTCGTCCAGCGCCTCGAGCGTGCCCTGCTGGCCATAGCCGGCGTTGTTGACCACGCAGTCGATGCGGCCGAATGTGGCGATGGCGCGCTCGATCGCGGCCTGGACACTGGCCTCGGACACCAGGTCGACCTCCAGCGCCAGCAGGCGCGGATTGTCCTGGCCCAGCGCCTGGCGCAGGCTGGCCAGCGTGCGCGACGTGGCCGCCACGTTGTCGCCGCGCGCCAGCAATTGGCGCGCCAGGGAAAGCCCGATGCCGCGCGCGGCGCCGGTGATGAACCACGTTTGATTGCGCTGAGTGTTGCGTTGAGTGTCTTGCATTCCTGTACTCCCGGTTTGGTCGGATGACAGGACAGATGCTAGGCGTGGGCGGGCGGGCCGGATAGGCACAGCGCTATTGGATCATTGCCTATTCCTACTCGAACGCCATATTCTTTGACGAATCAGGAGCAAAATGATGCCTAAGACTCTTACCCAAGCGATAGCGCAATGACGGCACCGCAAGCCCTCCATGACCAGATGACCGCCCTGCTCGACCGGCTCGCCCCGCACGAGGGCTACACCCTGTCGCGCCTGGACGGCGTGCGCTTCATGCGCGCCAACCAGCCGCTCGGCCGCACGCCGGTGCTGTACGAACCCAGCATCGTCATCGTGTGCCAGGGCAGCAAGCGCGGCTACCTGGCCGACAAGGTCTATCGTTACGACGCGCAGCATTACCTGGTGCTGTCCGTGCCGCTGCCCTTCTCCACCGAGACCGACGCCACGCCCGAGGAACCCCTGCTGGCGATCCAGTTGCGGCTCGATCCGACCACCCTGGCCGACCTGGTGCTGTCGCTTGACGGCCACGACGGGCCGGCCGCGCCCGCCCCCACCGGCATCACGTCCACCCCGCTCGATCCCACGCTGGCCGATGCCACCTTGCGACTGCTGCGGGCGCTGGCCTCGCCACTCGAAGCCAGGGTGCTCGGGCCGGCAATCGTGCGGGAGCTGTG from Achromobacter xylosoxidans includes the following:
- a CDS encoding ATP-binding protein; amino-acid sequence: MLKFILRLFVVAVISLTAAFQVVDKGLVTLFSPRLDDLAERSIRGQVHALHKELDPVAPQARDAFLREELLPHYGADLRLLPWEAVRPDERERQQMEQAGFIMRDEYNTYLIPLPGAPRQWLELRLPGDGMLDKLMTWGAWTMLTLIMATAFLLLWALPVWRDLDTLRNAAIGMGQGDLGRRVRLSRVSGIRHVGESFNHMAERISALIDNQRSLTNAVSHELRTPLARLSFEIDIVDRGKLRSRHRQTFQDMRADIAELESMVGELLIYARLEQPNEDAIQLDTVDARDWLGEALAQIAHQAETRQVRCSVRDGHPPHVSLHPRNMTRALSNLVQNAVRYARERVEVALLPTCDGGFELIVDDDGPGIPPTDRERVFEPFIRLDESRDRGTGGAGLGLAIVQRVAASHGGSIRVCDSPLGGARFVLRWPDTAGAGDTVRTLACHA
- a CDS encoding PaaI family thioesterase, yielding MIEVIHAHPASLSHGRPAPAEAQPALHPDRMRLLARQFADEPAYRHVGLCLEDLARGRCQASARIVPALLHHRGAVQGGIVAMVADATAGYAALTLIDGGAGQEGDDMATLEFKTSFLLPAAGDTIRCVAQVVSHSKSIAFFDAQVYVVERGETRLCAQASLTFKRLRPRR
- a CDS encoding siderophore-interacting protein, coding for MTDPRPEPGRVSRLLTRLFMTRARVARAETPALGFRLITLESPAFREASWRPGQKVQIAMGSAFVARTYSRIEWDAVAGRTRLLVCCHGGGPGSAWARQVTPGDECDVFGPRASLDPGRVQGRCVLLGDETSLGLAYAISRHFAADAPHCLLEVAALAEARAVSRRLGLEAVELFERCGDDGQLDAIARRLPVLAGADRGYILTGRAPSIQRLRRTLAAQGVPGARIMAKAYWAPGKRGLD
- a CDS encoding O-methyltransferase is translated as MNALDSDRVAQTLRRLFQEAAEADRGLMDQFGANPDEDAGQMYAQAIASTLADERRDLRAVYRGYAGNFLNVSAAYGRFLYQCARSRRATRIVEFGTSMGVSTIHLAAALRDMGGGQLIGTELEPAKAERARANLLAAGLAEGVEIRVGDARETLADVGGPIDLVLLDGAISLYLPVLRLLEPRLKPGTPILAENAWDHDNEYLDYVRDPANGYVSQPLEIDPGRGNEFTVYAG
- a CDS encoding AraC family transcriptional regulator, whose product is MPVLTNLVDPVQWFDPDLVPRPVVTVGAAGIDLADLDEHGLDRIEKDFHRHRKGQLLLLLRGVLTCEIAGSLWIVPPQSALWVPGDLLHKITAAGTIEVYVAFIEPAAASALPAACCAVTTTALLRELVVRSASLPLLYPDDGPAAHLVTLLLDELAAAPLGTLQLPMPTDRRLRKIVDALMAEPRERGTMQGWARRVGLSERTLARLLMQQTGMSFGRWRQQLHLMLAVKWLSTGMSVQQVADDLGYESAGGFVTMFRKALGTSPGRYMAQRRPAG
- a CDS encoding alpha/beta fold hydrolase, with product MLEPRQRFIETNGIRLHVVEQGAGPLVILCHGFPETAHAWRHQLEALAQAGYRAVAPDLRGYGASDCPADAGQYTALDVIGDLVGLLDALGERQAVLVGNDWGASIAWQAAQVRPDRFRAVAALGVPMMGRAPMAPSRLFPQNEQAWFYTHYFSAPGVAEAEFERDIPATLRKIYFCASGAMGPRDGGTPNPFGMVPRGGGLLDSLTDPTALPPWLGAADLERFVQAYTRSGFRGGLNYYRNLDGNWQAQAAFAGLRIEVPALYLVGEYDTGLAIPGMRQIIDAMPLLAPDLRGSQVIAQAGHWLQQEAPDAVNATLVAFLRAL
- a CDS encoding RrF2 family transcriptional regulator, whose translation is MQRDTRLARLLHVLVHMHLRGGATTSQTIGQMLHTNPVFARRTMSVLRDAGFVTSTGGPGGGWTLACELDRLTVGDVCDAIAHATLFAVGPAQDNAACPVEAAVNRRLRAALASAELALLQAFREMPLSEIADEVLASGAGPKSSRR
- a CDS encoding SDR family oxidoreductase; amino-acid sequence: MQDTQRNTQRNQTWFITGAARGIGLSLARQLLARGDNVAATSRTLASLRQALGQDNPRLLALEVDLVSEASVQAAIERAIATFGRIDCVVNNAGYGQQGTLEALDDDEVRRNVEVNLFAPLHVLRHALPQLRKQRGGHVFNVASIAGFQGGYAGWGSYVATKFALAGLTETLAAEGAEVGIKATVVYPGPVRTDFLNDNSLVIARRSIADYAAAQASLDLHRDGMNGKQAGDPERLAALILRVAGMAEPPLHLFVGRIAHDFAQQKLAQVRRDIEAWREAGEATDFA
- a CDS encoding AraC family transcriptional regulator, encoding MTAPQALHDQMTALLDRLAPHEGYTLSRLDGVRFMRANQPLGRTPVLYEPSIVIVCQGSKRGYLADKVYRYDAQHYLVLSVPLPFSTETDATPEEPLLAIQLRLDPTTLADLVLSLDGHDGPAAPAPTGITSTPLDPTLADATLRLLRALASPLEARVLGPAIVRELCFRVLVGEQGGAIRAALASQGNFGRISRALRRIHDDYSQPMEVATLAREAGLSAPAFHAHFKTIAGTSPIQYIKSIRLHQARLLMIRDNLTAAAASTRVGYESASQFNREFKRLFGRSPGEEARQMKAMFALLPAAQLEGVAATH